One Dictyoglomus thermophilum H-6-12 DNA window includes the following coding sequences:
- a CDS encoding DNA-methyltransferase — MKDKKYKRGTKTSSFGAPGRINHDSTLFYSSNLYKDLPKEKKVKHQESEIPKEALNQIFCKSSEKMEEIPDNSIHLMVTSPPYNVGKEYDENLTLKEYREFLKRVWKEVYRVLVPGGRVCINIANLGRKPYIPLHCYIIEDMLEIGFLMRGEIIWNKASSASPSTAWGSWLSPANPTLRDIHEYILVFSKDTFTRKNLRNRKSTITKEEFLEFTKSVWTFPAESAKKIGHPAPFPIELPYRCIQLYTFEGEVVLDPFMGSGQTAIAALKAKRFYIGYEINKVYVNLANRRIREFLSSQNILSLFEETNK; from the coding sequence ATGAAAGATAAAAAATACAAAAGAGGAACTAAAACAAGTTCTTTTGGTGCTCCTGGAAGAATTAACCATGACTCAACTCTTTTTTATTCAAGTAATTTATACAAAGATCTTCCTAAAGAAAAAAAGGTCAAACACCAAGAATCAGAGATCCCTAAAGAAGCTCTAAACCAGATATTTTGTAAAAGTAGTGAAAAAATGGAGGAAATACCTGATAATAGCATTCATCTTATGGTTACCTCTCCTCCTTATAATGTAGGTAAGGAATATGATGAAAATCTTACCTTAAAAGAATATAGAGAATTTCTAAAGCGAGTATGGAAAGAAGTCTATCGCGTATTAGTACCCGGCGGGAGAGTTTGTATAAATATAGCCAATTTAGGAAGAAAACCCTATATTCCATTACATTGTTACATTATTGAAGATATGCTAGAAATAGGTTTTCTTATGAGAGGAGAAATTATATGGAATAAAGCCTCTAGCGCCAGTCCATCGACTGCTTGGGGAAGTTGGTTATCACCAGCAAACCCTACCTTAAGAGATATTCATGAATATATTTTAGTCTTTTCTAAGGATACATTTACTAGAAAAAATCTCCGAAATAGAAAAAGCACAATCACCAAAGAAGAATTTCTTGAATTTACAAAAAGTGTTTGGACATTTCCTGCAGAATCAGCTAAAAAAATTGGTCATCCAGCTCCTTTTCCAATAGAACTCCCCTATCGTTGTATTCAGCTCTATACTTTTGAGGGTGAAGTGGTTTTAGACCCATTTATGGGTAGTGGACAAACAGCAATTGCAGCTTTAAAAGCTAAAAGGTTTTATATTGGATATGAGATAAATAAGGTATACGTGAACCTTGCCAATAGAAGGATAAGGGAATTCTTAAGTTCTCAAAACATTTTATCTTTATTTGAGGAAACAAATAAATAA
- a CDS encoding ABC transporter permease, with product MKKYIYIAKGFLLERMVYRFSLFFNALEKYIYILLIFFLWKAIYKSLGQENLSMNFESTFTYLSLATAIFGLFQTWVDWDISQLMISGNLSIILTKPLDFQIYMFFKRITWVILNLLTITLPVLVLLKFILRMPINMGINFVFFVISIIISYLIYFNIDFIVGVTAFFTESIWGLSVTKDSIILFLSGGIIPIPLFPENLRRILEILPFKTIYHMPIEILINKNLTIFDYLNSLVVQIFWLFVFLALSRTYYKLTERFIKINGG from the coding sequence ATGAAAAAGTACATTTATATAGCCAAAGGATTTCTCCTTGAAAGGATGGTTTATAGGTTTTCTCTATTTTTTAATGCCTTAGAGAAGTATATTTATATTTTACTGATTTTCTTTTTGTGGAAGGCTATATATAAAAGCTTGGGACAAGAAAATTTAAGTATGAATTTTGAAAGTACTTTTACCTACCTTTCTTTAGCTACTGCAATCTTTGGATTATTCCAAACATGGGTAGATTGGGATATATCTCAGCTTATGATAAGTGGAAATCTCTCCATAATTTTGACAAAGCCCTTAGACTTTCAAATTTATATGTTTTTTAAGAGAATAACATGGGTCATTCTGAATTTACTAACTATAACTCTGCCAGTTTTAGTTCTCTTAAAGTTTATTCTTAGAATGCCAATTAACATGGGTATTAATTTTGTATTCTTTGTGATCTCTATAATCATTTCATACTTAATATATTTCAATATTGATTTTATTGTAGGAGTTACTGCCTTTTTCACCGAATCTATCTGGGGACTCTCTGTCACAAAGGATTCCATAATATTATTTCTTTCAGGAGGTATAATACCTATTCCTCTTTTTCCAGAAAATCTAAGAAGAATCTTAGAAATTTTACCTTTTAAAACCATATACCATATGCCCATAGAGATCTTAATCAATAAAAATCTTACTATATTTGATTATTTAAACTCTTTGGTGGTACAAATCTTTTGGCTTTTTGTCTTTTTAGCTTTAAGTAGAACATATTACAAACTAACCGAGAGATTTATTAAGATAAATGGTGGTTAA
- a CDS encoding glycosyltransferase — protein MFPEVSIIIPTYNRERLLPRAIESVRRQTYKNWELLIVDDRSTDNTESLVKKYISLDDRIIYLKNERKKGPAGARNFGILNSKGKYIAFLDSDDEWSEIHLEESIDVLKNYDIKVSFALWIAVKEDGEVRRVFDPEISEERARLERTISIFNPKIEGKYIFFGDNFYEESFLKGGSYCTNINTLVIERDVIEKVGLFNEDLLVCEDSDFVYRVILDYPFCLIDNYHLYYYQGSDNIYNFFDRRDVKIDDVLENRKFIEKFTFVGLGQIKLNSIHKNLIKSSQKIVRKKECINRIKDIIGRKYFTFGFMNHKINKFKAILFVFKSLFYKFNFTRLLFLIKLLFPLYSYKT, from the coding sequence ATGTTCCCTGAAGTTAGTATTATCATTCCCACATATAATAGAGAAAGACTGCTTCCTCGTGCTATAGAGTCTGTGAGAAGGCAGACCTATAAAAATTGGGAGCTTTTAATTGTAGACGATAGAAGCACTGATAATACTGAAAGCTTAGTTAAAAAATATATTTCTTTAGATGATCGCATAATATATTTAAAGAACGAGAGAAAAAAAGGACCAGCAGGAGCAAGAAATTTTGGCATATTAAACTCTAAGGGGAAATATATAGCATTTTTGGACTCAGATGATGAATGGTCAGAGATACATTTAGAAGAGAGCATCGACGTTTTAAAGAATTATGACATAAAAGTTTCTTTTGCATTATGGATAGCAGTTAAAGAAGATGGGGAAGTTAGAAGAGTCTTTGATCCAGAAATATCAGAGGAACGTGCAAGATTAGAAAGAACAATCTCCATTTTTAATCCTAAAATAGAGGGAAAGTATATCTTCTTTGGAGACAATTTCTATGAAGAATCGTTTCTTAAAGGTGGTTCTTATTGTACCAATATTAATACATTAGTTATTGAAAGGGATGTTATTGAAAAGGTTGGATTGTTTAATGAGGATTTACTTGTATGTGAAGATTCAGATTTTGTATATAGGGTTATACTCGATTATCCTTTCTGTTTAATAGACAATTATCATCTTTATTATTACCAAGGTTCCGATAATATCTATAACTTCTTTGATAGGAGAGATGTAAAAATTGACGATGTTTTGGAAAACAGAAAATTTATAGAAAAATTTACTTTTGTAGGTTTAGGTCAGATAAAATTAAATTCTATTCATAAAAACCTTATAAAAAGCTCCCAGAAAATAGTAAGAAAGAAGGAATGTATTAATAGGATAAAGGATATTATTGGAAGAAAATATTTTACCTTTGGTTTTATGAATCATAAGATCAACAAGTTTAAGGCTATTCTTTTTGTTTTTAAATCTCTATTTTATAAGTTCAATTTTACAAGATTATTATTCTTAATAAAACTCTTATTTCCCTTATATTCCTATAAAACTTGA
- a CDS encoding ABC transporter permease, with product MVVKSRLKYYIKVYFWFIAQDIKGRMQYRVDFFISTIGMVITNLLGLLSIYVIFQSIPNILGWSYYEILFIYGFSLLALSPLQLFFDNLWNLPSYLISGDFIKYYLKPLNIFFFYFAEVFDMKGLSQLVIGIITLSYAWVKLNLEFNLLKFIILIISLISSSLVMISLMVMGSAVAFWVLNVTPLLNFIFRLREYTRYPTDIFDPFFRFIFSFVIPIAFVAFYPSQIFLRPKNSNILVFISPFIGIFLFIIAYKLWIRGTRI from the coding sequence ATGGTGGTTAAATCCAGATTAAAGTACTACATAAAGGTATATTTTTGGTTTATTGCTCAAGATATAAAAGGAAGGATGCAATATAGGGTAGACTTTTTTATTAGCACTATTGGTATGGTAATTACAAATCTTTTGGGACTACTATCCATATATGTAATCTTTCAATCTATTCCAAATATTTTAGGATGGAGTTACTATGAGATTTTATTTATATATGGTTTTTCTTTACTTGCCTTATCTCCCTTGCAACTTTTCTTTGATAATCTTTGGAACTTACCTTCTTATTTAATTTCAGGTGACTTTATAAAATATTATCTAAAACCTCTTAATATATTCTTCTTTTATTTTGCAGAGGTTTTTGACATGAAGGGCTTGAGCCAACTCGTCATAGGCATAATTACTCTCTCCTATGCATGGGTAAAACTAAACTTAGAGTTCAATCTTTTGAAATTTATTATTTTAATAATTTCACTAATAAGTAGCTCACTGGTTATGATATCCCTTATGGTAATGGGATCTGCCGTAGCTTTCTGGGTGCTAAACGTTACTCCATTATTAAACTTTATCTTCAGACTAAGAGAGTATACCAGATATCCAACGGACATATTTGATCCATTTTTTAGATTTATTTTCAGCTTTGTAATTCCTATAGCTTTTGTGGCTTTTTACCCCTCTCAAATATTTTTAAGGCCAAAAAATAGCAATATATTAGTTTTTATCTCTCCTTTTATAGGTATATTTCTATTCATTATTGCCTATAAACTTTGGATAAGAGGTACCAGAATATAA
- a CDS encoding AAA family ATPase, translating to MSLGQRVLCDILASFLHNPKVVFLDEPTIGLDILIKDKVRKLIKELNRRKNTTILLATHDMNDVEALCPRIIVIDKGKIIYDGLLEDLKEKFKMYRKAKIRIKDDVNEEEINKIKVLLLEKFNDVISDCAIKSYWLDISFKKQDVNLLEILRFITNFIPIEDIHTEDIQTEEVIKLIYEESRK from the coding sequence ATGTCCTTAGGCCAACGAGTACTTTGTGACATCTTAGCCTCTTTTCTCCATAATCCCAAAGTAGTATTTTTAGACGAACCTACTATAGGACTTGATATCTTGATAAAGGATAAGGTAAGGAAATTAATAAAAGAACTAAACAGAAGAAAAAATACAACCATCCTCCTCGCAACCCATGATATGAACGATGTGGAAGCTCTTTGCCCTCGTATTATTGTAATAGATAAAGGGAAAATCATATACGATGGTCTTTTGGAAGATCTAAAGGAAAAATTCAAGATGTATAGAAAGGCAAAAATAAGAATAAAAGACGATGTAAATGAAGAAGAGATCAATAAGATAAAAGTACTTCTATTGGAAAAATTTAACGATGTAATATCTGACTGTGCGATTAAATCTTATTGGTTAGACATAAGTTTTAAAAAACAAGATGTAAATTTGTTAGAAATACTCAGGTTCATTACAAACTTCATACCTATAGAGGATATCCATACAGAAGATATACAGACCGAAGAAGTAATAAAGCTTATTTATGAGGAGTCAAGGAAATGA